A region from the Sulfurivermis fontis genome encodes:
- a CDS encoding AF1514 family protein: MKHIELTLRGLPLDYQMANAIARAVALQLETEPTLVAWHDAPEGRMSPVIEGADVQSRWQDYGEAHGGDFAVSINGDYDFIFADSSRYETLEHSPYVALRDSQGHEFLCLAEHLRDPANPRQEACFAVDESVMGGLHEG, translated from the coding sequence ATGAAACACATCGAACTTACCCTCCGCGGCCTGCCGCTGGACTATCAGATGGCCAACGCCATCGCCCGCGCCGTGGCGCTGCAACTGGAAACCGAACCCACCCTGGTCGCCTGGCACGACGCCCCGGAAGGACGCATGTCGCCGGTCATCGAAGGGGCCGACGTGCAGAGCCGCTGGCAGGATTACGGCGAGGCCCACGGCGGCGACTTCGCCGTCAGCATCAACGGCGACTACGACTTCATCTTCGCCGACAGCTCGCGCTACGAAACCCTGGAACACAGCCCCTATGTCGCGCTGCGCGACAGCCAGGGCCATGAGTTCCTCTGCCTGGCCGAACATCTGCGCGACCCGGCCAACCCGCGCCAGGAGGCCTGCTTCGCCGTGGACGAAAGCGTCATGGGCGGGCTGCATGAAGGATAA
- a CDS encoding AF1514 family protein, translated as MAVCQSEGDMERVMIEADGAALDFNHAKRMADALAAERVEEPLLLSWYDRARDLESPAGVNECHRHCATPGYVAYAENRGGTLLVDVARGAYVFCYRPLGEFA; from the coding sequence ATGGCGGTCTGTCAAAGCGAGGGGGATATGGAACGGGTGATGATCGAGGCGGATGGCGCGGCGCTGGATTTCAACCATGCCAAACGTATGGCCGATGCGCTGGCGGCGGAACGGGTGGAAGAGCCGCTCCTGCTGTCGTGGTATGACCGGGCGCGCGACCTGGAGTCGCCGGCGGGGGTGAACGAGTGTCATCGCCACTGCGCCACGCCGGGTTATGTGGCCTATGCCGAGAACCGTGGCGGCACCTTGCTGGTGGATGTGGCGCGCGGCGCCTATGTGTTCTGCTATCGTCCCCTGGGTGAGTTCGCCTGA
- a CDS encoding class I SAM-dependent methyltransferase produces the protein MQSLSRHCLWLCWLLAALACGPLPAEENVAPGINRHYENPDFAQWRATFEQPGREVYARRMDILAATAVRPGMTVADIGAGSGLFTLLFAREVGTQGRVYAVDIAPEFVAGIAARAREEGYGNVVGVVSEQRSTRLASDAIDLAFVCDTYHHFEYPQAMLASIHQALRPGGRLIIIDFRREAGFSSPWVMGHVRAGEAQVIAEVTAAGFTLTAQPDLLRSNYFLIFTKQ, from the coding sequence ATGCAAAGCCTATCCCGTCATTGCCTGTGGTTGTGCTGGCTGCTGGCCGCGCTGGCGTGCGGTCCCTTACCGGCCGAGGAGAACGTGGCGCCCGGCATCAACCGACACTATGAAAACCCCGATTTCGCGCAATGGCGCGCTACCTTCGAGCAGCCGGGGCGCGAGGTGTATGCGCGGCGTATGGACATCCTCGCCGCCACTGCGGTGCGGCCCGGCATGACCGTGGCCGATATCGGCGCCGGCAGCGGGCTGTTCACCCTGCTGTTCGCGCGCGAGGTGGGGACGCAGGGACGGGTGTACGCGGTGGATATCGCACCGGAATTCGTCGCCGGTATCGCGGCGCGCGCCCGGGAGGAGGGATACGGCAACGTGGTCGGCGTGGTGAGCGAACAGCGCAGCACGCGCCTGGCGTCCGACGCCATCGATCTGGCCTTTGTCTGCGACACCTACCATCACTTCGAGTATCCGCAGGCCATGCTGGCGTCCATCCATCAGGCGCTGCGTCCCGGCGGCCGCCTGATCATCATCGACTTTCGCCGCGAGGCCGGTTTCAGCTCGCCCTGGGTGATGGGCCACGTGCGCGCCGGCGAGGCGCAGGTGATCGCGGAGGTCACGGCCGCCGGTTTCACCTTGACCGCGCAGCCGGATCTGCTGCGCAGCAACTATTTCCTGATCTTCACCAAGCAGTGA
- a CDS encoding GspE/PulE family protein, which yields MSMAKNLPHDQPLELGRVLDMLMADGLLDEERGRTLKAVGPVMQHKQHPLITIAQHKWPDARAPQRVLDLRLLTEWLAERSGLEYRRIDPLKVDVPAVTAVMSYAYARRFNILALEVRADEVVIATAEPEVREWERELMRILGKRIVRVLADPEEIGRFLVEFYTLSHSVRAASDDSRQGERSGVQNLEQLMELGRAGKLEADDQHIVSIVDWLLQYAYAQRASDIHIEPRREQTNIRFRIDGVMHMVYQIPASVAAAVTSRIKILGRMDVSEKRRPQDGRLKTRSAQGSEVELRLSTMPTAFGEKLVMRIFDPEVLVKDYAALGFSSAESELWQRMITEPNGIILVTGPTGSGKTTTLYTTLKELATPDVNVCTIEDPIELVEPSFNQMQVQHNIGLDFASGVRTLLRQDPDIIMVGEIRDRETAEMAVQAALTGHLVFSTLHTNDAPAAITRLLEIGVPPYLLKATVLGVLGQRLVRTLCPHCKEPAPLDEDLWLSLVSPWKVNKPASVYRPVGCLECRQTGYRGRVGVYEMMALTPAVKKLISADCDIGRLRRQAIGDGMRPLRLNGAQKVANGLTTIEEVLKVVPPETVEG from the coding sequence ATATCCATGGCCAAGAACCTGCCCCACGATCAACCCCTCGAACTGGGCCGCGTGCTCGACATGCTGATGGCCGACGGCCTCCTGGACGAGGAGCGCGGCCGTACCCTGAAGGCGGTGGGGCCGGTGATGCAGCACAAGCAGCACCCGCTCATCACCATCGCCCAGCACAAGTGGCCCGATGCGCGCGCGCCGCAGCGGGTGCTCGATCTGCGGCTGCTCACCGAGTGGCTGGCGGAGCGCAGCGGCCTGGAGTACCGCCGCATCGACCCGCTCAAGGTGGACGTGCCGGCGGTGACCGCGGTGATGTCCTACGCCTATGCCCGCCGCTTCAACATTCTGGCGCTGGAGGTGCGCGCCGACGAGGTGGTGATCGCCACCGCCGAGCCGGAAGTGCGCGAGTGGGAGCGCGAGCTGATGCGCATCCTGGGCAAGCGCATCGTGCGCGTGCTGGCCGATCCGGAGGAGATCGGCCGCTTCCTGGTGGAGTTCTACACCCTGTCCCATTCGGTGCGCGCGGCGAGCGACGACAGCCGCCAGGGCGAGCGCTCCGGCGTGCAGAACCTGGAACAGCTCATGGAACTGGGCCGCGCCGGCAAGCTGGAGGCGGACGATCAGCACATCGTCAGCATCGTCGACTGGCTGCTGCAATACGCCTATGCCCAGCGCGCCAGCGACATCCACATCGAACCGCGCCGCGAGCAGACCAACATCCGCTTCCGCATCGACGGCGTGATGCATATGGTGTATCAGATACCCGCCTCGGTGGCGGCGGCGGTCACCTCGCGCATCAAGATCCTCGGTCGCATGGACGTGTCGGAAAAGCGCCGCCCGCAGGACGGCCGCCTCAAGACGCGCAGCGCGCAGGGCAGCGAGGTGGAGCTGCGCCTGTCCACCATGCCCACCGCCTTCGGCGAGAAGCTGGTGATGCGCATCTTTGACCCGGAGGTGCTGGTGAAGGACTATGCGGCGCTCGGCTTCAGCAGCGCGGAGTCCGAACTCTGGCAGCGGATGATCACCGAGCCCAACGGCATCATCCTGGTCACCGGTCCCACCGGTTCGGGCAAGACCACGACGCTGTACACCACCCTGAAGGAACTGGCCACGCCGGACGTCAACGTCTGCACCATCGAAGACCCCATCGAGCTGGTGGAGCCGAGCTTCAACCAGATGCAGGTGCAGCACAACATCGGCCTCGATTTCGCCAGCGGCGTGCGCACCCTGTTGCGTCAGGATCCGGACATCATCATGGTGGGCGAGATCCGCGACCGCGAGACCGCCGAGATGGCGGTGCAGGCGGCGCTCACCGGCCACCTGGTGTTTTCCACCCTGCATACCAACGATGCGCCGGCGGCGATCACTCGTTTACTGGAGATCGGCGTGCCGCCCTATCTGCTCAAGGCCACCGTGCTCGGCGTGCTGGGCCAGCGCCTGGTGCGCACGCTATGCCCGCACTGCAAGGAGCCGGCGCCGCTGGATGAGGACCTGTGGCTGTCGCTGGTGAGTCCGTGGAAGGTGAACAAGCCGGCCAGCGTCTATCGCCCGGTGGGCTGCCTGGAATGCCGCCAGACCGGCTACCGCGGCCGCGTCGGTGTGTATGAAATGATGGCGCTGACACCGGCGGTGAAGAAGCTGATCAGCGCCGATTGCGACATCGGCCGCTTGCGCCGCCAGGCCATCGGCGACGGCATGCGGCCGCTGCGCCTCAACGGCGCGCAGAAGGTGGCCAACGGACTCACCACCATCGAAGAGGTACTGAAGGTGGTGCCGCCGGAAACCGTGGAGGGTTGA
- a CDS encoding ATP-binding protein codes for MDDERIDWQRTWAALWRHHRQALRAARHLDPIRLEQLLGIERQKQALVHNTERFLAGLPANNALLWGARGTGKSSLIKALLNAYAPRGLRLIEVDKDDLLYLPEIVDDIRELPQRFIVFCDDLSFEAGERSYKALKSVLEGSIELPPDNVLVYATSNRRHLMPESMQDNLASGLVEGELHYADAIEEKISLSDRFGLWLSFYPATQDEYLAMVDSYFTDYRGDRSELHHAALQFAQSKGGTRSGRTARQFFNAWGERPATS; via the coding sequence ATGGACGATGAGCGCATCGACTGGCAGCGGACCTGGGCCGCGCTCTGGCGTCACCACCGCCAGGCGCTGCGTGCTGCGCGCCACCTCGACCCGATCCGGCTGGAGCAGTTACTGGGCATCGAACGGCAGAAACAGGCCCTGGTGCACAACACCGAGCGCTTCCTCGCCGGCCTACCCGCCAACAACGCCCTGCTGTGGGGCGCGCGCGGCACCGGCAAATCCTCGCTTATCAAGGCACTGCTCAACGCCTACGCGCCACGCGGCCTGCGCCTCATCGAGGTGGACAAGGACGACCTGCTCTACCTGCCGGAGATCGTCGACGACATCCGTGAGCTGCCGCAGCGGTTCATCGTGTTCTGCGACGACCTGTCCTTCGAGGCCGGCGAGCGCAGCTACAAGGCACTGAAGTCGGTCCTGGAGGGGTCCATCGAGCTGCCGCCGGACAACGTGCTGGTCTACGCCACCTCCAACCGCCGCCATCTGATGCCCGAGTCGATGCAGGACAACCTGGCCTCGGGGCTGGTGGAGGGCGAACTGCACTACGCCGATGCCATCGAGGAAAAGATATCGCTGTCCGATCGCTTCGGCCTGTGGCTGTCGTTCTATCCGGCGACCCAGGATGAATATCTGGCGATGGTGGACAGCTACTTCACCGATTACCGCGGTGATCGCAGCGAACTGCACCATGCCGCCTTGCAGTTCGCCCAGAGCAAGGGCGGCACACGCAGCGGGCGCACCGCCCGACAGTTTTTCAATGCCTGGGGAGAACGGCCGGCAACGTCATGA
- a CDS encoding glutaredoxin domain-containing protein — protein sequence MARVKIYSTGTCPICDKTKTLLNKWGIAYEEARIDLDRSLLQEFSHITNGARTVPQITIDGRWIGGFNELTEMHMEGELDELMAE from the coding sequence ATGGCACGCGTCAAGATATACAGCACGGGCACCTGCCCCATCTGTGACAAGACCAAGACCCTGCTCAACAAGTGGGGCATCGCTTACGAGGAGGCGCGTATCGACCTCGACCGCAGCCTGCTGCAGGAGTTTTCCCACATCACCAATGGCGCGCGTACCGTACCGCAGATCACCATCGACGGGCGCTGGATCGGCGGCTTCAACGAATTGACCGAGATGCACATGGAAGGCGAGCTGGACGAGCTGATGGCGGAATAG
- a CDS encoding DUF1622 domain-containing protein codes for MTEPHTAQAWLPGPHPGALEASIINGVEWLRLIVETTGALIIALGIVFAVQGFVRALHSSREADFTAVRLTFARYLSLALEFQLGADILSTAIAPSWDQIGKLGAIAVIRTALNFFLQHEMRAEQHELYLPGNDTPANNKLE; via the coding sequence ATGACGGAACCTCATACCGCACAGGCCTGGCTGCCCGGTCCCCATCCCGGCGCGCTGGAGGCGAGCATCATCAACGGCGTGGAATGGCTGCGCCTGATTGTGGAAACCACCGGCGCCCTGATCATCGCCCTCGGCATCGTCTTTGCCGTGCAGGGTTTCGTGCGGGCATTGCACTCCAGCCGCGAGGCGGACTTCACCGCCGTGCGCCTGACCTTCGCGCGCTATCTGAGCCTGGCGCTGGAGTTCCAGCTCGGTGCCGATATCCTGTCCACGGCGATTGCTCCGAGTTGGGACCAGATCGGCAAGCTGGGCGCCATCGCCGTGATCCGTACCGCACTCAACTTCTTCCTGCAACATGAAATGCGCGCGGAGCAGCATGAGCTGTACCTGCCCGGCAACGACACCCCCGCCAACAATAAATTGGAGTGA
- a CDS encoding mechanosensitive ion channel family protein: protein MTETAWDWDVLVQYAGHQGLGWLLLAVVLLSLILLRAAPAARPTLFNTLLLFAVSLAGLLFSALLFASGLDAAAAALRELFLLIEGMAAIRLAGLALFRWLLPLLRLAPPRILEDMAVIAAYLVWAMVRLRYAGLDLSGIVATSAVITAVLAFSMQDTLGNILGGIALQLDDSLQVGDWIKVDDVTGKVVDIRWRSTSVETRNWETVVIPNSQLMKSKFVVLGRRQGQPEQWRRWVWFNISYGIPPARVIDVVERALRNTAIPNVARQPLPNCVMMDFSDSAARYAVRYWLTDLAVDDPTDSAVRQHIYAALQRAGIEPCIPEQYVHVEKESAKHEELRHAREMQQRLAFLRQVELFRALTEDELRLVAERLKYTPFVRGDVITQQGAVAHWLYILTEGEAEVVLEAGGGQRPLGVIDATQGPGFFGEMGLMTGEPRTATVIARSDVVCYRLDKASFESIIQSRPALAEEISHVMASRRGGLDSARQALDTQAQTMHTAQRESEMLRKIRRFFHLDQA from the coding sequence ATGACAGAAACGGCGTGGGACTGGGATGTGCTGGTGCAATATGCCGGCCATCAGGGGCTAGGCTGGTTGCTGCTCGCCGTGGTGTTGCTGTCGCTGATTTTGCTGCGTGCCGCACCGGCGGCACGGCCGACATTGTTCAATACGCTGTTGTTGTTTGCCGTCAGTCTGGCCGGCCTGCTGTTCAGTGCCTTGCTGTTTGCCTCCGGGCTGGATGCGGCGGCTGCGGCTCTGCGCGAGTTGTTCCTGCTCATCGAGGGCATGGCGGCGATTCGCCTTGCCGGTCTGGCCTTGTTCCGCTGGCTGTTGCCGCTGCTGCGCCTGGCGCCGCCGCGCATACTGGAGGACATGGCGGTGATCGCCGCCTATCTGGTGTGGGCCATGGTGCGCCTGCGCTATGCCGGATTGGATTTGTCCGGCATCGTCGCCACCTCGGCGGTGATCACTGCGGTACTGGCGTTTTCCATGCAGGACACCCTGGGCAACATCCTCGGCGGCATCGCGTTGCAACTGGATGACTCCCTGCAGGTGGGTGATTGGATCAAGGTGGATGACGTGACCGGCAAGGTGGTCGACATCCGCTGGCGCTCCACCTCGGTGGAGACGCGCAATTGGGAAACCGTGGTGATCCCCAACAGCCAGCTGATGAAGAGCAAGTTCGTGGTGCTGGGGCGGCGCCAGGGGCAGCCGGAGCAGTGGCGGCGCTGGGTGTGGTTCAATATTTCCTACGGCATACCGCCGGCACGGGTGATCGACGTGGTGGAGCGCGCCCTGCGCAATACCGCCATTCCCAATGTGGCGCGCCAGCCGTTGCCCAATTGCGTGATGATGGATTTTTCCGACAGCGCGGCGCGCTATGCGGTGCGTTACTGGCTTACCGATCTTGCCGTGGACGACCCGACGGATTCGGCGGTGCGCCAGCATATCTATGCCGCCTTGCAGCGGGCGGGCATTGAACCGTGCATCCCGGAGCAATACGTGCATGTCGAAAAGGAGAGCGCCAAGCACGAGGAGTTGCGCCATGCCCGTGAGATGCAACAGCGCCTCGCCTTCCTGCGTCAGGTGGAACTGTTCCGCGCCCTCACCGAGGACGAACTGCGCCTGGTGGCGGAACGGCTCAAATACACCCCCTTCGTGCGCGGTGACGTGATCACCCAGCAGGGGGCGGTGGCGCACTGGCTCTATATCCTGACCGAAGGCGAAGCGGAGGTGGTGCTGGAGGCGGGCGGTGGACAGCGTCCGCTGGGGGTGATCGATGCGACACAGGGACCGGGCTTTTTCGGTGAGATGGGGCTGATGACCGGTGAGCCGCGCACGGCGACGGTGATCGCACGCAGTGATGTCGTGTGCTACCGTCTGGACAAGGCTTCGTTCGAGAGCATCATCCAGTCGCGCCCTGCCCTGGCCGAAGAAATTTCCCACGTCATGGCCAGCCGCCGCGGTGGTCTGGACAGCGCGCGCCAGGCGTTGGATACGCAGGCACAGACGATGCATACGGCACAGCGCGAGTCGGAGATGCTGCGCAAAATCCGCCGCTTCTTTCATTTGGATCAGGCGTGA
- a CDS encoding cupin domain-containing protein: MKIGNLFRNLPASLPEELFETLVQARATRLERIVSHGQASPPDFWYDQPDHEWVVLLAGNAGLRFEGDGDVVVLRPGDYLNIPAGTRHRVEWTSTQQPTVWLALHYQD, from the coding sequence ATGAAGATCGGTAATCTGTTCCGTAACCTGCCCGCCAGTCTGCCGGAGGAGTTGTTCGAGACCCTGGTGCAGGCGCGCGCCACCCGGCTGGAGCGCATCGTCTCCCACGGCCAGGCGTCACCGCCGGATTTCTGGTACGACCAGCCCGATCACGAGTGGGTGGTTCTGCTGGCCGGTAATGCCGGTTTGCGCTTCGAAGGCGATGGCGACGTCGTGGTGCTGCGGCCGGGCGACTATCTCAACATCCCCGCCGGGACCCGTCATCGGGTCGAATGGACCAGCACGCAGCAGCCCACGGTGTGGCTGGCACTGCACTATCAGGATTGA
- a CDS encoding NYN domain-containing protein, whose protein sequence is MATIGATQSMALFCDFENVALGVRDAKYDKFDIGKVLEKLLLKGSIVVKKAYCDWERYKEFKAPMHEASFELIEIPHVRQSGKNSADIRMVVDALDLCYTKSHVDTFVIISGDSDFSPLVSKLRENNKLVIGVGVKKSTSDLLIANCDEFIFYDDLVREQEKKKTRSRKKAAKKSAESKEVPRDEEDKVQEAFDLVTETVEALFAERGEEETIWASMVKQALKRRKPGFNESYYGFRSFSKLLEEMAARHLLQMVRDDKSGNILIRSVAHEE, encoded by the coding sequence ATGGCCACTATCGGCGCCACGCAGAGCATGGCCCTGTTCTGCGACTTCGAGAACGTCGCCCTCGGCGTGCGCGATGCCAAATACGACAAGTTCGACATCGGCAAGGTGCTGGAGAAGTTGCTGCTCAAGGGCAGCATCGTGGTGAAGAAGGCCTATTGCGACTGGGAGCGTTACAAGGAATTCAAGGCGCCCATGCACGAGGCCTCCTTTGAACTCATCGAGATTCCCCATGTGCGCCAGTCGGGCAAGAATTCCGCCGATATCCGCATGGTGGTGGATGCCCTCGACCTCTGTTACACCAAGTCCCACGTCGATACCTTCGTCATAATCTCCGGTGATTCGGACTTCTCGCCGCTGGTGTCCAAGCTGCGCGAGAACAACAAGCTGGTGATTGGCGTCGGCGTAAAGAAGTCCACTTCGGACCTGCTCATCGCCAACTGCGACGAGTTCATCTTCTACGACGATCTGGTGCGCGAGCAGGAAAAGAAAAAGACCCGCAGCCGCAAGAAGGCGGCGAAGAAGAGCGCGGAAAGCAAGGAGGTGCCGCGCGACGAGGAAGACAAGGTGCAGGAGGCCTTCGACCTGGTGACCGAGACGGTGGAGGCGCTGTTCGCCGAACGCGGCGAGGAAGAAACCATCTGGGCCTCGATGGTCAAGCAGGCCCTGAAGCGGCGCAAGCCCGGCTTCAACGAGTCTTATTACGGTTTCCGCTCCTTCAGCAAATTGCTGGAGGAAATGGCGGCGCGTCACCTACTGCAGATGGTGCGGGACGACAAGTCCGGCAATATCCTTATCCGCAGCGTGGCCCACGAGGAGTAG
- a CDS encoding dienelactone hydrolase family protein has translation MATMVLKTHDGNEAEAYVTGPDTARHAVLIIHDWWGVLKYNQQWADRIAALGYKAMVLDLYDGEKASNAEQAGELMRNLDQDIADNKLLVALEYLKQGGRTVTTLGWSLGGRQALLAALLDPDTVTSAILFYCRMVTDVAALRELGGPVLAIYAQQERTWPDKMESFNKAMAAAGKTVETHTFDAGHGFVNPGSERYNEAIANRSWELVKEFLQRVAPV, from the coding sequence ATGGCGACGATGGTGCTGAAAACCCATGATGGCAACGAGGCCGAGGCTTATGTCACCGGCCCGGATACGGCACGCCATGCCGTGCTGATTATCCATGACTGGTGGGGTGTGCTGAAGTACAACCAGCAGTGGGCCGACCGTATCGCCGCGCTGGGCTACAAGGCGATGGTCCTCGACCTGTACGACGGTGAGAAGGCCAGTAATGCCGAACAGGCCGGCGAGCTGATGCGCAACCTGGACCAGGATATCGCCGACAACAAACTGCTGGTGGCGCTGGAGTACCTCAAGCAGGGGGGGCGTACCGTCACCACCCTGGGCTGGTCGCTGGGTGGGCGTCAGGCGCTGCTGGCGGCGCTGCTCGATCCGGACACCGTGACCTCCGCCATCCTGTTCTACTGCCGCATGGTCACTGATGTGGCGGCATTGCGCGAGCTGGGTGGCCCGGTGCTGGCGATCTATGCCCAGCAGGAGCGCACCTGGCCGGACAAGATGGAAAGCTTCAACAAGGCCATGGCCGCCGCCGGCAAGACCGTGGAAACCCACACCTTCGATGCCGGTCACGGCTTCGTCAACCCCGGTAGCGAGCGTTACAACGAGGCCATCGCCAACCGTTCCTGGGAGCTGGTGAAGGAATTTCTGCAGCGCGTCGCCCCAGTGTGA
- a CDS encoding PilZ domain-containing protein: MQERRASPRVKIRFKVGVMLSGGGVHYVWTYDISLGGMQLLSEYSADVGDVLRIFFSALDTETDEYVRVMARVRVVRSVYDGSEQCFRIGVEFVDFDGDGRTVYNRYLDSRLYSRYGQRLGVG; this comes from the coding sequence ATGCAGGAACGACGCGCCAGTCCCCGTGTAAAAATCCGCTTCAAGGTTGGTGTCATGCTGTCCGGCGGCGGGGTGCACTACGTCTGGACCTACGACATCTCTCTCGGCGGTATGCAGCTGCTCAGCGAATACAGCGCCGATGTCGGTGATGTGCTGCGCATCTTCTTCAGCGCCCTGGATACCGAGACCGACGAGTATGTCCGCGTCATGGCACGCGTGCGCGTGGTGCGTTCGGTGTATGACGGCAGCGAGCAGTGCTTCCGTATCGGCGTGGAGTTTGTCGATTTCGACGGCGACGGCCGCACCGTCTACAACCGCTACCTCGATTCCCGTCTCTATTCCCGCTACGGTCAACGCCTCGGCGTGGGCTGA
- the mutH gene encoding DNA mismatch repair endonuclease MutH translates to MPHIPPPRDETELLARAHRLAGRTLGDIAAGLGVTVPADLRRHKGWVGQLLEQALGASAGSLAAPDFEAIGVELKTLPVDGRGLPRESTYVCTVPLETAGEDWEHSWLRRKLARVLWLPVQADKNIPLAERHVGSALLWSPSAAEEALLRRDWEELNERILLGELEQISARHGEVLQIRPKAANSRALRHTVGLDGERVLTNPRGYYLRAAFTAAILRQHFVLPG, encoded by the coding sequence ATGCCCCACATACCCCCTCCCCGCGACGAAACAGAATTGCTCGCCCGCGCGCACCGCCTTGCCGGCCGCACGCTGGGCGATATCGCTGCCGGACTGGGGGTAACGGTACCGGCCGATCTGCGCCGCCACAAGGGCTGGGTGGGACAGCTCCTCGAACAGGCCCTCGGCGCCAGCGCCGGCTCGCTCGCCGCCCCTGACTTTGAGGCCATCGGTGTGGAACTCAAGACCCTGCCGGTAGACGGCCGCGGCCTGCCGCGCGAATCCACCTATGTCTGTACCGTACCGCTGGAAACGGCGGGGGAAGACTGGGAACACAGCTGGCTGCGGCGCAAACTGGCACGCGTGCTGTGGCTGCCGGTACAGGCGGACAAGAATATCCCACTGGCCGAACGGCACGTCGGCAGCGCCCTGCTATGGAGTCCGTCAGCGGCAGAGGAGGCGCTGCTGCGCCGCGACTGGGAGGAACTGAACGAACGCATCCTGCTCGGCGAACTGGAACAGATCAGCGCACGCCACGGCGAGGTGCTGCAGATCCGCCCCAAGGCCGCCAACAGCCGCGCCCTGCGCCACACCGTGGGGCTCGATGGCGAGCGCGTACTCACCAACCCGCGCGGCTACTACCTGCGTGCCGCCTTCACTGCCGCCATCCTGCGGCAGCACTTCGTGCTGCCGGGATGA
- a CDS encoding malonic semialdehyde reductase codes for MNEPLNDTALDTLFRAARSFSHWQDRSVSEAQLRALYDLMKWGPTAANSCPARIVFVQSAAAKARLKPCLAEGNVDKSMSAPVVAIIGMDLEFYEKLPWLFPHTDARSWYAGKPDKIAASATLNTALQGGYFILAARSLGLDCGPMSGFDNAKLDAEFFPDGKVKSLFICALGYGVREKLYPRGPRLAFEEACRIE; via the coding sequence ATGAATGAACCTCTGAACGATACGGCCCTGGACACCCTGTTCCGCGCGGCCCGCAGCTTCAGTCACTGGCAGGACCGCTCGGTGAGCGAGGCGCAGCTGCGTGCGCTGTACGACCTGATGAAGTGGGGGCCGACCGCCGCCAACAGTTGTCCGGCGCGCATCGTGTTCGTGCAGAGCGCGGCGGCCAAGGCGCGGCTCAAGCCCTGCCTGGCGGAGGGCAATGTGGACAAGTCCATGTCCGCCCCGGTGGTGGCGATCATCGGCATGGACCTGGAGTTCTACGAGAAACTGCCGTGGCTGTTCCCGCACACCGATGCCCGTTCCTGGTATGCCGGCAAGCCGGACAAGATCGCCGCCAGCGCCACCCTCAATACCGCGTTGCAAGGCGGCTATTTCATCCTCGCCGCGCGCAGCCTGGGGCTGGATTGCGGCCCGATGTCCGGTTTCGACAACGCAAAATTGGATGCGGAGTTCTTCCCCGACGGCAAGGTGAAGTCGCTGTTCATCTGCGCCCTGGGCTATGGCGTGCGCGAGAAGCTGTATCCGCGCGGGCCGCGCCTGGCCTTTGAGGAGGCGTGCCGCATCGAATGA